One part of the Magallana gigas chromosome 5, xbMagGiga1.1, whole genome shotgun sequence genome encodes these proteins:
- the LOC105337075 gene encoding arf-GAP with SH3 domain, ANK repeat and PH domain-containing protein 2 isoform X6 produces MPEQVALSDFMRDTWDDFKSPTTSSFTKNMSSYKSFVSSLEERLDGDRSGLTKMKKSVKALYNAGKRHYESEVTVSENLENVSKTNMEQETDIAEGFKQFSVLAKELSNSLNDMVSKLHTMLLYPLEAFLKGDLKGVKGDMKKPFDKATKEYETKFSKIEKEKKQQAKDAGMNRTEVDGSEIAEDMLKERKVFQLQLCEYLIKVNDIKTKKGVELLLHLVEYYKALQVFHQESLESIGKFESYIETLISQLQGIKQKQYSDRQQLVELRDALKNSMSSYKEHTNNRLSILGGWAKPSANKSPAGYNLHQLHGNKMHGSQKTGYLLKKSDGKVRKVWQRRKCIIHDGIMLVSHSDETKEPVKLNLLTCQVKLVADDVGKKCFDLVSSSNNRTYHFQGEDVQDMEEWISVLNNAKEEVLLKAFQDNTNCPAINQNVRELRASIIDRIKGLPGNEVCCDCGGKDPEWLSTNYGILICLECCGIHRQLGVHISRTQSLVIDELGTSQLLLARVVGNDCFNEVFEGKIFDDDSEVKADGSRKLKPTSPMNERESYIFAKYDKKKFVINTNSSEEEILSDLKQAIQSRDFQTLLQTHGEGTDLMSVMPDMENCETGLHLAIMLEDGYSLYIVDFIIQNSVITSLGNKSRDGNTPLHLCAIENKTECMKLLLRTRPELAKIENSEGKTPLDIAKENNNQLCADLLNAALTGRKDLFENVNIDWELIADDHEHDVDFSDDDLEYVVIDKIWAAYCQINDQNTPERKRGSRPQSLTGSGIANEFASTLSIPKEPNDIRQRADSNVSLQPIKKKSLPFGSAKQRMSLRSLQQSNQAAANGAQPGPPGFGPPLPPRKKPPPPPPSSAPRPGHVRNKSEGSAITVHHRTSSDPPPRPAPPDVRKTIHIPGARGSIQAGDITNNNNNRASRQRVGSTESRPGDGSPVVPGSPTYGNNETPPLPAPRQKKKVPIGQKCQAIYDCEADNEDELTFRAGEMIIITGEEEEDWWEGEIDGEPHRRGVFPKNFVAMNT; encoded by the exons ATGCCGGAACAGGTAGCCTTGTCGGACTTCATGAGGGACACTTGGGATGATTTCAAATCCCCAACGACCTCATCGTTCACGAAAAACATGTCGAGTTATAAAAGTTTCGTATCTAGTCTTGAGGAA AGACTTGATGGTGATCGAAGTGGATTAACTAAAATGAAGAAGTCCGTCAAAGCCCTGTATAATGCAGGAAAAA GACATTATGAAAGTGAGGTGACCGTATCAGAGAATCTGGAAAATGTCAGTAAAACTAACATGGAACAGGAAACGGACATAG CTGAGGGATTTAAGCAGTTTTCTGTATTGGCCAAAGAGTTGTCTAATTCCCTTAATGATATG GTCTCCAAACTCCACACCATGCTGCTGTATCCATTGGAAGCGTTCTTAAAGGGTGACCTGAAAGGAGTCAAGGGGGACATGAAGAAACCATTTGATAAAGCAACCAAGGAATACGAAACCAAATt TTCAAAAatagagaaagagaaaaaacagCAGGCAAAGGATGCTGGGATGAACAGAACAGAGGTTGATGGGTCAGAA ATTGCAGAAGATATGTTGAAAGAACGGAAAGTTTTTCAGTTACAACTTTGCGAG TACctcattaaagtaaacgatatcAAGACAAAGAAGGGCGTGGAGCTGCTGTTACATCTAGTGGAGTATTACAAAGCATTGCAAGT TTTTCATCAAGAGAGCTTAGAGTCCATAGGGAAGTTTGAGTCCTACATAGAGACGCTGATTTCCCAGCTCCAGGGCATCAAACAGAAGCAGTACTCCGACCGGCAGCAGCTGGTGGAGCTGAGGGATGCCCTCAAGAACTCCATGTCCTCCTACAAAGAG CATACTAACAACAGGCTCTCAATTCTTGGGGGCTGGGCAAAG CCGTCTGCCAACAAAAGCCCAGCGGGCTACAACCTGCACCAGCTCCATGGCAACAAGATGCATGGCAGCCAGAAAACGGGCTACCTGCTGAAGAAGAGCGACGGAAAAGTCCGCAAAGTCTGGCAGCGCAGGAAGTGCATCATCCACGATGGCATTATGCTAGTCAGTCACTCTGAC GAAACTAAAGAGCCAGTAAAATTGAACCTCCTTACGTGCCAAGTTAAG CTTGTTGCTGATGATGTCGGCAAGAAATGTTTTGATCTAGTCTCCAGTTCCA ATAACAGAACATACCACTTTCAGGGGGAGGATGTTCAAGACATGGAAGA atggatttcagttttgaataatGCCAAAGAGGAAGTGCTTTTGAAAGCGTTCCAAGATAACACAAACTGTCCCGCAATAAACCAGAATGTACGAGAGCTCAGAGCCAGTATTATTGACCGCATCAAAGGGTTGCCAGGCAACGAGGTCTGCTGTGACTGTGGAGGGAAAG ACCCTGAGTGGCTGTCCACTAACTACGGTATACTGATTTGCCTAGAGTGTTGTGGCATTCACAGACAATTAGGTGTCCACATCTCCAGAACTCAGAGTTTAGTCATTGATGAACTCGGAACCTCGCAGCTTCTA TTAGCTAGAGTCGTAGGAAATGACTGTTTCAATGAAGTTTTTGAAGgcaaaatatttgatgatgatTCTGAAGTAAAAGCTGATGGAAGCCGCAAACTTAAACCCACTAGTCCTAT GAATGAAAGAGAGTCCTATATCTTTGCCAAGTATGACAAGAAGAAGTTTGTGATCAACACCAATAGTAGTGAAGAGGAAATCCTGAGTGACCTGAAGCAAGCCATTCAGTCGCGGGACTTCCAGACCCTGCTACAGACCCACGGGGAGGGGACGGATCTAATGAGCGTCATGCCAGATATG GAGAATTGTGAGACAGGTCTTCACCTTGCCATAATGTTGGAAGATGGCTACTCTCTGTACATTGTGGACTTCATCATTCAGAACAGTGTCAT AACTAGTCTAGGAAACAAAAGCCGTGATGGCAACACACCGCTACATCTGTGTgcaatagaaaataaaacagagtGCATGAAACTACTGCTGCGAACTCGCCCAGAACTCGCCAAGATTGAGAATTCGGAAGGGAAAACACCGCTGGATATCGCCAAAGAAAATAACAATCAGTTATGTGCTGACTTG TTGAATGCAGCATTAACTGGGAGGAAGGACTTGTTTGAGAATGTGAACATTGACTGGGAACTAATAGCT gatGACCATGAGCACGATGTGGACTTCAGTGACGATGATCTAGAG TATGTTGTTATTGATAAGATTTGGGCCGCTTATTGTCAAATTAACGACCAG AACACCCCTGAGAGAAAGAGAGGGTCACGACCTCAGAGCTTGACTGGTTCAGGAATTGCTAATGAGTTTGCTAGTACCCTGTCCATTCCCAAAGAACCCAATGACATAAGGCAGAGAGCGGACAGCAATGTGTCTTTACAGCCTATTAAGAAAA AATCGCTTCCGTTTGGGAGTGCCAAGCAGAGAATGAGTCTGCGAAGTT TGCAACAATCTAACCAGGCCGCTGCCAACGGGGCCCAGCCAGGACCCCCAGGCTTTGGACCACCCCTCCCACCCAGGAAGAAACCCCCACCACCCCCTCCCTCCTCTGCACCCAGGCCTGGGCATGTCAGAAACAA ATCGGAAGGGAGCGCCATTACTGTGCACCATCGAACTTCTTCGGACCCACCCCCCAGACCAGCCCCGCCAGACGTCAGAAAGACCATTCACATTCCCGGGGCCCGGGGGTCAATCCAGGCAGGGGACATCACTAACAACAATAACAACAG GGCAAGTCGGCAAAGAGTTGGATCAACAGAGTCAAGACCAggag aTGGTAGTCCTGTTGTACCTGGCTCCCCAACCTATGGGAATAATGAGACTCCTCCCTTACCAGCTCCTAGACAGAAG AAGAAGGTGCCCATTGGACAGAAGTGCCAGGCAATCTACGACTGTGAAGCTGATAATGAAGATGAGTTGACGTTCAGGGCGGGAGAAATGATCATCATCACTGGCGAAGAGGAAGAGGACTGGTGG GAAGGAGAAATTGACGGCGAGCCACACAGGCGAGGAGTATTCCCCAAAAACTTTGTCGCCATGAACACTTGA
- the LOC105337075 gene encoding arf-GAP with SH3 domain, ANK repeat and PH domain-containing protein 2 isoform X1: MPEQVALSDFMRDTWDDFKSPTTSSFTKNMSSYKSFVSSLEERLDGDRSGLTKMKKSVKALYNAGKRHYESEVTVSENLENVSKTNMEQETDIAEGFKQFSVLAKELSNSLNDMVSKLHTMLLYPLEAFLKGDLKGVKGDMKKPFDKATKEYETKFSKIEKEKKQQAKDAGMNRTEVDGSEIAEDMLKERKVFQLQLCEYLIKVNDIKTKKGVELLLHLVEYYKALQVFHQESLESIGKFESYIETLISQLQGIKQKQYSDRQQLVELRDALKNSMSSYKEHTNNRLSILGGWAKPSANKSPAGYNLHQLHGNKMHGSQKTGYLLKKSDGKVRKVWQRRKCIIHDGIMLVSHSDETKEPVKLNLLTCQVKLVADDVGKKCFDLVSSSNNRTYHFQGEDVQDMEEWISVLNNAKEEVLLKAFQDNTNCPAINQNVRELRASIIDRIKGLPGNEVCCDCGGKDPEWLSTNYGILICLECCGIHRQLGVHISRTQSLVIDELGTSQLLLARVVGNDCFNEVFEGKIFDDDSEVKADGSRKLKPTSPMNERESYIFAKYDKKKFVINTNSSEEEILSDLKQAIQSRDFQTLLQTHGEGTDLMSVMPDMENCETGLHLAIMLEDGYSLYIVDFIIQNSVITSLGNKSRDGNTPLHLCAIENKTECMKLLLRTRPELAKIENSEGKTPLDIAKENNNQLCADLLNAALTGRKDLFENVNIDWELIADDHEHDVDFSDDDLEYVVIDKIWAAYCQINDQNTPERKRGSRPQSLTGSGIANEFASTLSIPKEPNDIRQRADSNVSLQPIKKKDFLNRLSRVVQRKASYGEIYQITSADGAPVQVVQKKPPPWIVSVKKKRRRRLMQQSNQAAANGAQPGPPGFGPPLPPRKKPPPPPPSSAPRPGHVRNKSEGSAITVHHRTSSDPPPRPAPPDVRKTIHIPGARGSIQAGDITNNNNNRASRQRVGSTESRPGDGSPVVPGSPTYGNNETPPLPAPRQKKKVPIGQKCQAIYDCEADNEDELTFRAGEMIIITGEEEEDWWEGEIDGEPHRRGVFPKNFVAMNT; the protein is encoded by the exons ATGCCGGAACAGGTAGCCTTGTCGGACTTCATGAGGGACACTTGGGATGATTTCAAATCCCCAACGACCTCATCGTTCACGAAAAACATGTCGAGTTATAAAAGTTTCGTATCTAGTCTTGAGGAA AGACTTGATGGTGATCGAAGTGGATTAACTAAAATGAAGAAGTCCGTCAAAGCCCTGTATAATGCAGGAAAAA GACATTATGAAAGTGAGGTGACCGTATCAGAGAATCTGGAAAATGTCAGTAAAACTAACATGGAACAGGAAACGGACATAG CTGAGGGATTTAAGCAGTTTTCTGTATTGGCCAAAGAGTTGTCTAATTCCCTTAATGATATG GTCTCCAAACTCCACACCATGCTGCTGTATCCATTGGAAGCGTTCTTAAAGGGTGACCTGAAAGGAGTCAAGGGGGACATGAAGAAACCATTTGATAAAGCAACCAAGGAATACGAAACCAAATt TTCAAAAatagagaaagagaaaaaacagCAGGCAAAGGATGCTGGGATGAACAGAACAGAGGTTGATGGGTCAGAA ATTGCAGAAGATATGTTGAAAGAACGGAAAGTTTTTCAGTTACAACTTTGCGAG TACctcattaaagtaaacgatatcAAGACAAAGAAGGGCGTGGAGCTGCTGTTACATCTAGTGGAGTATTACAAAGCATTGCAAGT TTTTCATCAAGAGAGCTTAGAGTCCATAGGGAAGTTTGAGTCCTACATAGAGACGCTGATTTCCCAGCTCCAGGGCATCAAACAGAAGCAGTACTCCGACCGGCAGCAGCTGGTGGAGCTGAGGGATGCCCTCAAGAACTCCATGTCCTCCTACAAAGAG CATACTAACAACAGGCTCTCAATTCTTGGGGGCTGGGCAAAG CCGTCTGCCAACAAAAGCCCAGCGGGCTACAACCTGCACCAGCTCCATGGCAACAAGATGCATGGCAGCCAGAAAACGGGCTACCTGCTGAAGAAGAGCGACGGAAAAGTCCGCAAAGTCTGGCAGCGCAGGAAGTGCATCATCCACGATGGCATTATGCTAGTCAGTCACTCTGAC GAAACTAAAGAGCCAGTAAAATTGAACCTCCTTACGTGCCAAGTTAAG CTTGTTGCTGATGATGTCGGCAAGAAATGTTTTGATCTAGTCTCCAGTTCCA ATAACAGAACATACCACTTTCAGGGGGAGGATGTTCAAGACATGGAAGA atggatttcagttttgaataatGCCAAAGAGGAAGTGCTTTTGAAAGCGTTCCAAGATAACACAAACTGTCCCGCAATAAACCAGAATGTACGAGAGCTCAGAGCCAGTATTATTGACCGCATCAAAGGGTTGCCAGGCAACGAGGTCTGCTGTGACTGTGGAGGGAAAG ACCCTGAGTGGCTGTCCACTAACTACGGTATACTGATTTGCCTAGAGTGTTGTGGCATTCACAGACAATTAGGTGTCCACATCTCCAGAACTCAGAGTTTAGTCATTGATGAACTCGGAACCTCGCAGCTTCTA TTAGCTAGAGTCGTAGGAAATGACTGTTTCAATGAAGTTTTTGAAGgcaaaatatttgatgatgatTCTGAAGTAAAAGCTGATGGAAGCCGCAAACTTAAACCCACTAGTCCTAT GAATGAAAGAGAGTCCTATATCTTTGCCAAGTATGACAAGAAGAAGTTTGTGATCAACACCAATAGTAGTGAAGAGGAAATCCTGAGTGACCTGAAGCAAGCCATTCAGTCGCGGGACTTCCAGACCCTGCTACAGACCCACGGGGAGGGGACGGATCTAATGAGCGTCATGCCAGATATG GAGAATTGTGAGACAGGTCTTCACCTTGCCATAATGTTGGAAGATGGCTACTCTCTGTACATTGTGGACTTCATCATTCAGAACAGTGTCAT AACTAGTCTAGGAAACAAAAGCCGTGATGGCAACACACCGCTACATCTGTGTgcaatagaaaataaaacagagtGCATGAAACTACTGCTGCGAACTCGCCCAGAACTCGCCAAGATTGAGAATTCGGAAGGGAAAACACCGCTGGATATCGCCAAAGAAAATAACAATCAGTTATGTGCTGACTTG TTGAATGCAGCATTAACTGGGAGGAAGGACTTGTTTGAGAATGTGAACATTGACTGGGAACTAATAGCT gatGACCATGAGCACGATGTGGACTTCAGTGACGATGATCTAGAG TATGTTGTTATTGATAAGATTTGGGCCGCTTATTGTCAAATTAACGACCAG AACACCCCTGAGAGAAAGAGAGGGTCACGACCTCAGAGCTTGACTGGTTCAGGAATTGCTAATGAGTTTGCTAGTACCCTGTCCATTCCCAAAGAACCCAATGACATAAGGCAGAGAGCGGACAGCAATGTGTCTTTACAGCCTATTAAGAAAA AGGACTTTTTAAATAGACTGAGTCGTGTTGTTCAGAGAAAGGCATCGTATGGGGAAATTTATCAGATAACTTCGGCTGATGGGGCCCCAGTACAGGTTGTGCAGAAAAAGCCGCCTCCTTGGATCGTTTCAGTCAAGAAAAAGCGCAGGCGACGACTCA TGCAACAATCTAACCAGGCCGCTGCCAACGGGGCCCAGCCAGGACCCCCAGGCTTTGGACCACCCCTCCCACCCAGGAAGAAACCCCCACCACCCCCTCCCTCCTCTGCACCCAGGCCTGGGCATGTCAGAAACAA ATCGGAAGGGAGCGCCATTACTGTGCACCATCGAACTTCTTCGGACCCACCCCCCAGACCAGCCCCGCCAGACGTCAGAAAGACCATTCACATTCCCGGGGCCCGGGGGTCAATCCAGGCAGGGGACATCACTAACAACAATAACAACAG GGCAAGTCGGCAAAGAGTTGGATCAACAGAGTCAAGACCAggag aTGGTAGTCCTGTTGTACCTGGCTCCCCAACCTATGGGAATAATGAGACTCCTCCCTTACCAGCTCCTAGACAGAAG AAGAAGGTGCCCATTGGACAGAAGTGCCAGGCAATCTACGACTGTGAAGCTGATAATGAAGATGAGTTGACGTTCAGGGCGGGAGAAATGATCATCATCACTGGCGAAGAGGAAGAGGACTGGTGG GAAGGAGAAATTGACGGCGAGCCACACAGGCGAGGAGTATTCCCCAAAAACTTTGTCGCCATGAACACTTGA
- the LOC105337075 gene encoding arf-GAP with SH3 domain, ANK repeat and PH domain-containing protein 2 isoform X7, with product MPEQVALSDFMRDTWDDFKSPTTSSFTKNMSSYKSFVSSLEERLDGDRSGLTKMKKSVKALYNAGKRHYESEVTVSENLENVSKTNMEQETDIAEGFKQFSVLAKELSNSLNDMVSKLHTMLLYPLEAFLKGDLKGVKGDMKKPFDKATKEYETKFSKIEKEKKQQAKDAGMNRTEVDGSEIAEDMLKERKVFQLQLCEYLIKVNDIKTKKGVELLLHLVEYYKALQVFHQESLESIGKFESYIETLISQLQGIKQKQYSDRQQLVELRDALKNSMSSYKEHTNNRLSILGGWAKPSANKSPAGYNLHQLHGNKMHGSQKTGYLLKKSDGKVRKVWQRRKCIIHDGIMLVSHSDETKEPVKLNLLTCQVKLVADDVGKKCFDLVSSSNNRTYHFQGEDVQDMEEWISVLNNAKEEVLLKAFQDNTNCPAINQNVRELRASIIDRIKGLPGNEVCCDCGGKDPEWLSTNYGILICLECCGIHRQLGVHISRTQSLVIDELGTSQLLLARVVGNDCFNEVFEGKIFDDDSEVKADGSRKLKPTSPMNERESYIFAKYDKKKFVINTNSSEEEILSDLKQAIQSRDFQTLLQTHGEGTDLMSVMPDMENCETGLHLAIMLEDGYSLYIVDFIIQNSVITSLGNKSRDGNTPLHLCAIENKTECMKLLLRTRPELAKIENSEGKTPLDIAKENNNQLCADLLNAALTGRKDLFENVNIDWELIADDHEHDVDFSDDDLEYVVIDKIWAAYCQINDQNTPERKRGSRPQSLTGSGIANEFASTLSIPKEPNDIRQRADSNVSLQPIKKMQQSNQAAANGAQPGPPGFGPPLPPRKKPPPPPPSSAPRPGHVRNKSEGSAITVHHRTSSDPPPRPAPPDVRKTIHIPGARGSIQAGDITNNNNNRASRQRVGSTESRPGDGSPVVPGSPTYGNNETPPLPAPRQKKKVPIGQKCQAIYDCEADNEDELTFRAGEMIIITGEEEEDWWEGEIDGEPHRRGVFPKNFVAMNT from the exons ATGCCGGAACAGGTAGCCTTGTCGGACTTCATGAGGGACACTTGGGATGATTTCAAATCCCCAACGACCTCATCGTTCACGAAAAACATGTCGAGTTATAAAAGTTTCGTATCTAGTCTTGAGGAA AGACTTGATGGTGATCGAAGTGGATTAACTAAAATGAAGAAGTCCGTCAAAGCCCTGTATAATGCAGGAAAAA GACATTATGAAAGTGAGGTGACCGTATCAGAGAATCTGGAAAATGTCAGTAAAACTAACATGGAACAGGAAACGGACATAG CTGAGGGATTTAAGCAGTTTTCTGTATTGGCCAAAGAGTTGTCTAATTCCCTTAATGATATG GTCTCCAAACTCCACACCATGCTGCTGTATCCATTGGAAGCGTTCTTAAAGGGTGACCTGAAAGGAGTCAAGGGGGACATGAAGAAACCATTTGATAAAGCAACCAAGGAATACGAAACCAAATt TTCAAAAatagagaaagagaaaaaacagCAGGCAAAGGATGCTGGGATGAACAGAACAGAGGTTGATGGGTCAGAA ATTGCAGAAGATATGTTGAAAGAACGGAAAGTTTTTCAGTTACAACTTTGCGAG TACctcattaaagtaaacgatatcAAGACAAAGAAGGGCGTGGAGCTGCTGTTACATCTAGTGGAGTATTACAAAGCATTGCAAGT TTTTCATCAAGAGAGCTTAGAGTCCATAGGGAAGTTTGAGTCCTACATAGAGACGCTGATTTCCCAGCTCCAGGGCATCAAACAGAAGCAGTACTCCGACCGGCAGCAGCTGGTGGAGCTGAGGGATGCCCTCAAGAACTCCATGTCCTCCTACAAAGAG CATACTAACAACAGGCTCTCAATTCTTGGGGGCTGGGCAAAG CCGTCTGCCAACAAAAGCCCAGCGGGCTACAACCTGCACCAGCTCCATGGCAACAAGATGCATGGCAGCCAGAAAACGGGCTACCTGCTGAAGAAGAGCGACGGAAAAGTCCGCAAAGTCTGGCAGCGCAGGAAGTGCATCATCCACGATGGCATTATGCTAGTCAGTCACTCTGAC GAAACTAAAGAGCCAGTAAAATTGAACCTCCTTACGTGCCAAGTTAAG CTTGTTGCTGATGATGTCGGCAAGAAATGTTTTGATCTAGTCTCCAGTTCCA ATAACAGAACATACCACTTTCAGGGGGAGGATGTTCAAGACATGGAAGA atggatttcagttttgaataatGCCAAAGAGGAAGTGCTTTTGAAAGCGTTCCAAGATAACACAAACTGTCCCGCAATAAACCAGAATGTACGAGAGCTCAGAGCCAGTATTATTGACCGCATCAAAGGGTTGCCAGGCAACGAGGTCTGCTGTGACTGTGGAGGGAAAG ACCCTGAGTGGCTGTCCACTAACTACGGTATACTGATTTGCCTAGAGTGTTGTGGCATTCACAGACAATTAGGTGTCCACATCTCCAGAACTCAGAGTTTAGTCATTGATGAACTCGGAACCTCGCAGCTTCTA TTAGCTAGAGTCGTAGGAAATGACTGTTTCAATGAAGTTTTTGAAGgcaaaatatttgatgatgatTCTGAAGTAAAAGCTGATGGAAGCCGCAAACTTAAACCCACTAGTCCTAT GAATGAAAGAGAGTCCTATATCTTTGCCAAGTATGACAAGAAGAAGTTTGTGATCAACACCAATAGTAGTGAAGAGGAAATCCTGAGTGACCTGAAGCAAGCCATTCAGTCGCGGGACTTCCAGACCCTGCTACAGACCCACGGGGAGGGGACGGATCTAATGAGCGTCATGCCAGATATG GAGAATTGTGAGACAGGTCTTCACCTTGCCATAATGTTGGAAGATGGCTACTCTCTGTACATTGTGGACTTCATCATTCAGAACAGTGTCAT AACTAGTCTAGGAAACAAAAGCCGTGATGGCAACACACCGCTACATCTGTGTgcaatagaaaataaaacagagtGCATGAAACTACTGCTGCGAACTCGCCCAGAACTCGCCAAGATTGAGAATTCGGAAGGGAAAACACCGCTGGATATCGCCAAAGAAAATAACAATCAGTTATGTGCTGACTTG TTGAATGCAGCATTAACTGGGAGGAAGGACTTGTTTGAGAATGTGAACATTGACTGGGAACTAATAGCT gatGACCATGAGCACGATGTGGACTTCAGTGACGATGATCTAGAG TATGTTGTTATTGATAAGATTTGGGCCGCTTATTGTCAAATTAACGACCAG AACACCCCTGAGAGAAAGAGAGGGTCACGACCTCAGAGCTTGACTGGTTCAGGAATTGCTAATGAGTTTGCTAGTACCCTGTCCATTCCCAAAGAACCCAATGACATAAGGCAGAGAGCGGACAGCAATGTGTCTTTACAGCCTATTAAGAAAA TGCAACAATCTAACCAGGCCGCTGCCAACGGGGCCCAGCCAGGACCCCCAGGCTTTGGACCACCCCTCCCACCCAGGAAGAAACCCCCACCACCCCCTCCCTCCTCTGCACCCAGGCCTGGGCATGTCAGAAACAA ATCGGAAGGGAGCGCCATTACTGTGCACCATCGAACTTCTTCGGACCCACCCCCCAGACCAGCCCCGCCAGACGTCAGAAAGACCATTCACATTCCCGGGGCCCGGGGGTCAATCCAGGCAGGGGACATCACTAACAACAATAACAACAG GGCAAGTCGGCAAAGAGTTGGATCAACAGAGTCAAGACCAggag aTGGTAGTCCTGTTGTACCTGGCTCCCCAACCTATGGGAATAATGAGACTCCTCCCTTACCAGCTCCTAGACAGAAG AAGAAGGTGCCCATTGGACAGAAGTGCCAGGCAATCTACGACTGTGAAGCTGATAATGAAGATGAGTTGACGTTCAGGGCGGGAGAAATGATCATCATCACTGGCGAAGAGGAAGAGGACTGGTGG GAAGGAGAAATTGACGGCGAGCCACACAGGCGAGGAGTATTCCCCAAAAACTTTGTCGCCATGAACACTTGA